In the Acidobacteriota bacterium genome, GGCTGGGGTGTCGACGCGATCAAACACTCGTTGACCTACACCGGCGGCTTCTCGCGCTCCTGCGTGCGCACCTTCGCGCCGGCTCGCCACTTCGGGTTCCAGGCCTTCAGCCCCTTCACCCGGCCATCGGTGATCGCCGTCGCCGAAGCGATTCCCTTTGCCGAGCTCACCGGCGGATCCCACGACAAGCTCTACGCCTTGAAGGGCGAGGTGGCGGCCCGCGGAGTGCGCCAGGTCCTCGGCTTCGAGCTACCGGTGTTCCCGAAGCGGCGCTTCCAGCACGGGGCCGCCGATGCGAGCGCTTTCGCGGCGATTTTCGACGTCGCGCCGGCGCGCTACCGGGCCCACCTTCTCGAGAGCTTCGGCGTCGCCGAGCGGTGACCGGCGCCAGGTCCCCGTCCTTCGCTCCGGCCGCCATTCGGCGCCGCCGATCGCCCAAGAAGGGGCTCGATCCGTGGCAGCCGATCCGCAGTCTGCGCGAGACGGAGCGCTTGCCCGGTGGGGGCGAGGCCCGGGCTTTGACCATCGTCCTCGCCGGCGCCGAGTGTCCTTTTACCTGTGTCTTCTGTGATCTCTGGCGCGAAACCCTCGACGAGGCGACGCCGCCCGGCGCCATCCCGGCCCAGATCCGCTCGGCGGTGGCCGCGGGCGGCGCCGGTTGCTCGACGGTCAAGCTCTACAACGCCAGCAACTTCTTCGATGAGCGAGCGGTGCCGGCGGCCGACGACGCCGCCATCCTCGAGGCGGTGGCCGCCTTCGATCGGGTGGTCGTCGAGTGCCATCCGCGGCTGACCGGCGAGCGCTGTTTGGCCTTCGCCGCCGCCCTCGCCGAGGGCGGCGCCCGGTTGGAGGTCGCAATGGGTCTCGAGAC is a window encoding:
- a CDS encoding asparagine synthetase B family protein; protein product: MGINLARGLRRRYSDWRFLVDGDGGDENLKDYPIEDNEELTIRSVVNNSMLYQEGWGVDAIKHSLTYTGGFSRSCVRTFAPARHFGFQAFSPFTRPSVIAVAEAIPFAELTGGSHDKLYALKGEVAARGVRQVLGFELPVFPKRRFQHGAADASAFAAIFDVAPARYRAHLLESFGVAER